The following are encoded together in the Desulfobacterales bacterium genome:
- the mscL gene encoding large conductance mechanosensitive channel protein MscL encodes MIKEFKEFALRGNVVDMAVGIIIGAAFGAIVKSLVADIIMPPIGMLLGNVDFSNLFLVLKAGSTIGPFVTLAEAQKTGAVTINYGVFLNTIISFIIVAFAVFLIIRNINKLKRQEEKPSGEPTTKACPHCLSTIPIKATRCAFCTSELKTN; translated from the coding sequence ATGATTAAAGAATTCAAAGAGTTTGCCTTGAGAGGTAACGTAGTTGATATGGCCGTTGGAATCATAATCGGAGCAGCCTTTGGTGCCATCGTCAAATCACTCGTTGCAGATATCATCATGCCGCCTATCGGCATGCTTTTAGGTAACGTTGATTTTTCTAACCTATTTTTAGTCTTAAAAGCTGGTTCCACCATCGGCCCATTTGTTACCCTTGCCGAAGCTCAAAAAACTGGTGCTGTAACAATTAACTACGGTGTGTTTCTGAACACAATCATTAGCTTTATTATTGTCGCTTTTGCGGTATTTCTCATAATTCGGAATATAAATAAACTCAAGAGGCAAGAGGAAAAGCCCTCGGGAGAGCCGACAACAAAAGCGTGCCCACATTGTCTGTCAACAATACCCATCAAGGCGACTCGCTGCGCTTTTTGTACATCAGAATTGAAGACAAACTAA
- a CDS encoding universal stress protein, producing MYKKVLVPLDGSELAECTLSHVKTLLKDGFVGEVTLLNIVKFDVPWAQIRSEQHHAIDLDAIRKPLFAESRKYLANVESQLVSEGIKVKTESLEANRPADTITEYAKEKGMDMIIIGTHGYTGLKKLMMGSVASGVLNQSHIPVLLIRPESCQI from the coding sequence ATGTATAAAAAAGTATTAGTTCCGCTTGATGGTTCAGAGTTGGCCGAGTGCACGTTGTCCCATGTTAAAACCCTTCTTAAAGATGGATTCGTTGGAGAAGTGACCCTTCTAAATATAGTCAAGTTTGATGTTCCATGGGCTCAAATCAGGTCCGAACAGCACCATGCCATTGATCTCGATGCGATCAGAAAACCGCTCTTTGCTGAATCAAGGAAGTATCTTGCAAATGTAGAATCCCAGCTTGTTTCCGAAGGGATTAAGGTAAAAACGGAGTCGCTGGAGGCTAACCGGCCTGCAGATACCATCACTGAGTACGCCAAGGAAAAAGGCATGGATATGATCATTATCGGCACCCATGGTTATACCGGACTGAAAAAGCTGATGATGGGCAGCGTGGCTTCTGGTGTTCTTAATCAATCCCATATACCCGTGCTCCTGATTAGGCCGGAGTCTTGCCAAATATAG
- a CDS encoding DUF481 domain-containing protein yields the protein MKFFRIMLGIAVLAILIDRNTVRADDVWLKNGDRIKGIVVSMKAQKLIFKTSYAGDITITWSEIVNIRTDAPIKVLFSDGTSLQGVIISGEDGKISMKSEQMEMPLTFQLTQVKGINPPPPGPPVTLSGRFNIGINITDGNTDTKTYYGDAELVARSEKNRFTLGGRYNRAEDSGDTTVDNQTGYIKYDHFLTPKWYFLANAAGTKDTFKDLNLRSNFGLGIGYQFFETKTTNLSAELGANYVNEDYIVADDDSYAAGRWAVNFDHLLYKDFVQFFHHHVGLMSLENTSKTSLQSQTGFRFKIYQGLNSTAQVNFDWDNEPASGVENTDTAYIFTLGYQF from the coding sequence ATGAAATTTTTTCGAATAATGCTTGGAATTGCCGTTCTTGCAATCCTCATAGATCGAAATACCGTTCGAGCCGATGATGTCTGGCTCAAGAACGGGGACCGTATTAAGGGAATCGTCGTCTCGATGAAAGCGCAAAAGCTTATTTTCAAAACATCTTATGCCGGTGACATTACCATTACCTGGTCTGAAATTGTCAATATACGTACAGACGCTCCCATAAAGGTGCTCTTCAGCGATGGCACCTCTTTGCAAGGGGTAATTATTTCCGGGGAAGATGGAAAAATAAGCATGAAATCCGAGCAGATGGAGATGCCCTTGACCTTCCAGCTAACCCAGGTAAAGGGGATTAATCCGCCCCCTCCAGGTCCTCCGGTGACATTGTCGGGCCGGTTCAATATTGGAATTAATATCACCGATGGGAACACCGATACCAAAACCTATTATGGCGATGCGGAACTGGTCGCACGAAGTGAAAAAAACCGTTTCACACTGGGAGGCAGATATAACCGCGCAGAGGATAGCGGTGATACGACGGTGGACAATCAGACCGGCTATATCAAATATGACCATTTTTTAACCCCAAAATGGTATTTTCTCGCAAACGCTGCCGGGACCAAAGACACGTTTAAGGATCTCAATTTAAGGTCTAACTTTGGTTTAGGTATAGGATACCAATTCTTCGAGACTAAGACAACCAATCTGTCGGCTGAATTAGGAGCAAATTATGTAAACGAAGATTATATAGTAGCGGATGATGACAGTTATGCTGCTGGTCGCTGGGCTGTCAATTTTGACCACCTTCTTTACAAGGATTTCGTCCAGTTTTTTCATCATCATGTCGGTTTGATGAGTCTGGAAAATACGTCAAAAACATCCCTGCAGAGCCAGACAGGATTTCGATTCAAGATCTACCAGGGATTGAATTCAACCGCCCAGGTGAATTTCGACTGGGACAACGAACCTGCGTCCGGAGTTGAAAATACCGATACGGCTTATATTTTTACTCTCGGGTATCAATTCTGA
- a CDS encoding YeeE/YedE thiosulfate transporter family protein yields MEKVLLGLMAGIAFGFVIQRVGATNADKMAKAHLMIEPQIPQFMLLAVIFAAIGVFGLKLAGIGRFLPLPTSIVATGLAAILFGVGWGMTGYCPGTCWAAAGEGRGDAIFALLGGFVGAAVFAAFHEALIPVLYLPTNIGQLTLDGLFNSAAAGLFLLVLVFAGGVVMIGRLWQKNESTY; encoded by the coding sequence ATGGAAAAAGTCTTGCTTGGACTCATGGCGGGAATCGCCTTTGGCTTTGTCATCCAGAGGGTTGGGGCGACGAACGCGGATAAAATGGCGAAAGCCCATTTAATGATCGAACCGCAAATCCCCCAGTTTATGCTGCTGGCTGTGATATTTGCCGCCATCGGGGTCTTCGGCCTGAAGCTCGCCGGCATCGGGCGCTTCTTGCCGCTGCCCACCAGTATTGTGGCCACCGGTTTGGCTGCTATTCTCTTCGGGGTCGGCTGGGGAATGACCGGATACTGTCCGGGAACGTGCTGGGCGGCGGCCGGGGAAGGTCGGGGGGATGCTATTTTCGCCTTGCTGGGCGGTTTTGTCGGCGCCGCCGTTTTTGCCGCTTTTCATGAGGCCCTAATTCCGGTGCTCTATTTACCAACCAATATAGGCCAATTGACGCTGGATGGATTGTTCAACAGTGCTGCCGCCGGACTTTTCTTATTGGTTTTGGTGTTCGCCGGCGGGGTCGTCATGATTGGCCGTTTGTGGCAGAAAAATGAATCTACCTATTAA
- a CDS encoding ShlB/FhaC/HecB family hemolysin secretion/activation protein has translation MPAIGAPCREIKTITINGAPNLPASVRKRIITEFTGRCLNVGDIERILAEITKSYIDRGYITTRAYLPPQDLSKGHLEILVIEGVVEKIIIEDGNANSISIGNVFPGVEGDLLNLRDLEQGLDQINRLASNDAQLDIQPGEKPGTSRVVVRNQPRSRFHFYATVDNQGSESTGELQAGLTASGDNLLGFNEMLSATHRESIPGDSGHKDARSNSVYFSLPFGYTTLSLGASRSDYDSPIRLSSGRELIASGKDEINYVRLDRVMYRNQSTHFWLTSMLTTKTTKNYLDDQFLNVSSRSLTVLDLDGNLSTGFLGGVLTLNLGYAQGLDALGALHDPDHLPDWAARAQFGKYKAGLNYARPFRLFNKNASFSSQVSAQKANDTLYGSEQISIGGLYSVRGYVHNTLAGDDGYYWRNEIALHQPLAIGSNTISTRIYAGYDTGKVENRATTLQQSHLSGMVVGLSAYWRDVSLDLFNTWPLTTLPDTMPKESSQIWFRISYSI, from the coding sequence GTGCCGGCCATCGGCGCACCCTGCCGTGAAATCAAGACCATCACCATCAACGGCGCCCCCAACCTCCCCGCTTCGGTACGTAAACGCATCATCACCGAATTCACCGGCCGCTGTCTCAATGTGGGCGATATCGAACGTATTCTGGCCGAGATCACCAAAAGCTATATTGACCGCGGCTATATCACCACACGCGCCTACCTGCCGCCGCAGGATTTGAGCAAGGGGCATCTCGAAATCCTTGTCATCGAAGGCGTCGTGGAAAAAATCATCATCGAGGATGGTAACGCCAACAGCATTTCGATCGGCAACGTGTTTCCGGGTGTCGAAGGTGACCTGCTGAACCTGCGGGATCTGGAACAAGGACTGGACCAGATCAACCGCCTTGCCTCCAACGACGCACAGCTCGATATTCAACCTGGAGAAAAACCGGGCACAAGCCGCGTTGTTGTTCGCAACCAGCCCCGCTCCCGATTTCACTTTTACGCCACGGTAGACAACCAGGGGTCTGAATCCACAGGAGAACTACAAGCCGGCCTGACTGCCAGCGGGGACAATCTGCTGGGGTTTAACGAAATGCTTTCTGCGACGCACCGGGAGTCCATCCCCGGCGATTCGGGTCATAAAGACGCCAGAAGCAACAGCGTATATTTCAGCCTCCCCTTCGGGTATACCACCCTTTCCCTGGGTGCCAGCCGTTCAGACTATGACAGCCCGATTCGCTTGTCCAGCGGCCGCGAACTCATCGCCAGTGGTAAGGACGAAATCAATTATGTACGCCTCGATCGGGTAATGTACCGCAATCAATCTACCCACTTCTGGCTGACATCCATGCTCACCACCAAAACAACAAAAAATTATCTTGACGATCAATTCCTGAATGTGAGTAGCCGCAGCCTTACCGTGCTCGATCTGGACGGCAACCTTTCGACCGGTTTTTTGGGGGGCGTGCTCACCCTGAATCTCGGTTACGCTCAAGGTCTGGACGCACTGGGTGCGCTGCATGATCCGGATCATCTGCCGGATTGGGCCGCGCGCGCCCAGTTCGGCAAGTACAAGGCCGGACTCAACTACGCGCGCCCCTTTCGTCTGTTCAATAAAAACGCCAGTTTCTCCAGCCAGGTGAGCGCTCAAAAAGCCAACGACACGCTTTATGGCAGCGAGCAAATCTCCATTGGCGGCCTCTACTCCGTTCGCGGTTATGTTCACAATACCCTGGCGGGTGATGACGGCTACTACTGGCGCAACGAAATCGCCCTGCACCAACCGCTGGCCATCGGCAGCAACACGATTTCAACCCGCATCTACGCCGGCTATGACACCGGCAAGGTGGAAAATCGCGCCACGACCTTACAGCAGAGCCACCTGTCCGGCATGGTTGTCGGTCTGTCGGCTTACTGGCGGGACGTCTCTCTGGATCTGTTCAACACCTGGCCGCTGACCACCCTGCCCGATACCATGCCCAAGGAATCGAGTCAGATCTGGTTCCGTATCTCTTACTCAATTTAG
- a CDS encoding type II toxin-antitoxin system Phd/YefM family antitoxin — METIGIRELKENLSRYMQKVKTGEKIIVTDRKKEIAVIMPLEKNAKEEKIYQLIQRGAAFWSGGKPAGMKKRIVSRGRSVSSAVIEDRR, encoded by the coding sequence ATGGAAACAATCGGCATAAGAGAGTTAAAGGAAAACCTGAGCCGTTACATGCAGAAAGTGAAAACCGGCGAGAAAATTATTGTGACTGACCGTAAAAAAGAGATCGCTGTCATCATGCCTCTCGAAAAAAACGCCAAAGAAGAGAAAATATATCAGTTGATTCAGCGGGGCGCGGCCTTCTGGTCCGGCGGTAAACCGGCTGGTATGAAGAAGCGCATTGTTTCAAGGGGCAGGAGTGTATCCAGCGCCGTTATTGAGGACCGGCGGTAA
- a CDS encoding YeeE/YedE thiosulfate transporter family protein — protein sequence MKNNNTSVYWNIYPAAIALAGIIVFIFATFGPPASSSGFVSALKGLLQAVAPDYAASKAHYQSIPGPGSWLLAFVLGMAIGGFIAGRTFPRPVRDVPEIWEAKFGPGRMRRYVVTFLGGFLILFSSRLAGGCTLGLFISGSTQLAVSGLYFGALIFGAAMLTSRFIYGKQKGR from the coding sequence ATGAAAAATAATAACACATCCGTTTATTGGAATATTTATCCGGCGGCAATCGCGCTGGCCGGCATCATTGTATTCATTTTTGCCACCTTCGGTCCCCCGGCGTCATCGAGCGGTTTCGTGAGTGCCCTGAAAGGATTGCTGCAGGCCGTGGCGCCCGACTATGCCGCGTCCAAGGCGCATTACCAGTCGATCCCCGGACCCGGGTCGTGGCTGCTGGCGTTTGTGCTGGGCATGGCCATCGGCGGTTTCATCGCCGGCCGGACGTTTCCCCGGCCGGTCCGTGACGTGCCCGAAATCTGGGAGGCTAAATTCGGGCCGGGCCGCATGCGGCGCTATGTCGTCACCTTCCTGGGCGGTTTCCTGATCCTTTTCTCTTCACGGCTGGCGGGTGGATGTACGCTCGGTCTGTTTATATCCGGATCGACGCAGCTGGCCGTGAGCGGGCTCTATTTCGGCGCCTTGATTTTCGGTGCGGCCATGCTGACGAGCCGCTTCATCTATGGCAAACAAAAAGGGAGGTAA
- a CDS encoding type II toxin-antitoxin system VapC family toxin, whose protein sequence is MIGYLDTSSLVKLYVEEDGSSQVDDIVRSSEVTATSIVAYAEARAAFARRYREKAFTSSEYHRIKKYFEKDWNSYLILNLTREIVRLAGDLAEKHALRGFDSIHLASALSMRRELSAPIVFSCFDDNLQKASELENLIKFN, encoded by the coding sequence ATGATCGGATATCTTGATACCAGTAGCCTGGTGAAACTATATGTGGAGGAAGACGGATCATCGCAAGTGGACGACATCGTCAGATCTTCTGAAGTTACGGCCACATCCATTGTTGCTTACGCTGAGGCGAGGGCTGCTTTTGCCCGCAGATATCGCGAAAAGGCTTTTACATCATCCGAGTATCATCGCATTAAAAAGTATTTTGAAAAAGATTGGAACAGCTATCTTATCCTGAACCTAACAAGAGAGATTGTCAGGCTGGCCGGTGATCTGGCGGAGAAACATGCTCTGAGGGGATTTGATTCTATCCATTTAGCATCGGCCTTATCCATGCGGCGGGAATTATCCGCTCCAATCGTTTTCTCTTGTTTTGACGACAATCTTCAAAAAGCATCTGAGCTTGAAAACTTGATCAAATTCAATTGA
- a CDS encoding rhodanese-like domain-containing protein: MKQKHSIRFSIIAVLLGLGVFWALVSAQDVATKGYPNENFLADAQWLNSHINDPKLVIVDVREKKYLKDVFIPGAIHLEWKQFQESATARGIGGVFIGVDRAQAILGQAGIARGDTVVLYDTIDRDGGATSSYLFWVLDVLGHGSKMVLERGIEAWVEAGFKTAAGPRPAEPVLYQAPVQELRMDRWADGAFIQARLGDPFYQILDVRSADEYLGVKLNEGLDGKPLKAGHIPSAYNVEYKQNWGDGKSKAVKTYADLQTLYAGLDPNRSVITYCHSGRRGSFSYFILRLMGFENVSLYDSSWFEWGNNGLFFPVETQARRLVGGLPGASAQDAAKGAPLANQKKSEAGSKSAGGYVSCGG; encoded by the coding sequence ATGAAGCAAAAGCATTCAATACGATTCAGCATCATTGCCGTGCTGTTGGGATTAGGCGTGTTTTGGGCTCTAGTTTCAGCTCAGGACGTCGCAACCAAGGGCTATCCCAATGAAAACTTCCTGGCTGATGCCCAGTGGCTGAACAGCCACATCAACGACCCCAAACTGGTCATTGTTGACGTTCGGGAAAAGAAATACCTCAAGGATGTTTTCATTCCCGGTGCGATCCATCTGGAATGGAAACAATTTCAGGAGTCGGCCACGGCGCGAGGCATCGGCGGTGTGTTTATCGGGGTTGATCGGGCACAGGCGATATTAGGCCAGGCCGGTATCGCGCGCGGCGACACCGTGGTTCTTTACGATACCATAGACCGCGATGGCGGAGCCACCTCGTCCTATCTTTTCTGGGTGCTGGATGTATTGGGGCATGGCAGCAAGATGGTTCTGGAGCGTGGCATCGAAGCTTGGGTTGAAGCCGGCTTTAAAACCGCTGCCGGGCCGCGCCCGGCCGAACCGGTTCTCTACCAGGCGCCCGTGCAGGAGTTGCGAATGGATCGCTGGGCGGATGGCGCGTTTATCCAGGCCCGACTGGGAGACCCTTTTTACCAGATCCTGGATGTCCGCTCAGCGGATGAATACCTCGGCGTCAAACTCAACGAGGGCCTGGACGGCAAGCCCCTGAAAGCGGGTCATATACCGAGTGCCTACAACGTCGAGTACAAACAAAATTGGGGCGATGGGAAAAGTAAGGCGGTCAAGACCTATGCCGACTTGCAGACGCTGTATGCCGGGTTGGATCCTAACCGCAGTGTGATCACCTATTGTCACTCCGGGCGCCGGGGGTCGTTTTCGTATTTTATCCTGCGCTTGATGGGGTTTGAAAACGTATCCCTCTACGATTCATCCTGGTTCGAGTGGGGTAACAACGGTCTCTTCTTCCCGGTCGAAACTCAGGCCCGCCGCCTGGTGGGTGGATTGCCCGGCGCGAGTGCGCAAGACGCCGCCAAAGGCGCCCCCCTTGCGAATCAGAAGAAATCGGAAGCCGGTTCCAAAAGCGCCGGCGGATACGTTTCCTGTGGAGGATGA